In one window of Candidatus Kinetoplastibacterium blastocrithidii (ex Strigomonas culicis) DNA:
- the dnaE gene encoding DNA polymerase III subunit alpha, with translation MSYDFKSFVHLRVHSEFSIVDGIVRIEELINLVKDSDQPAVALTDLSNVFGIIKFYKAARASGIKPIIGCDVWLTNDKNRDRPFRVLLLVCNHEGYLNLCSLLTKSFLCNQYNGRVELRKEWLSGQNGLIVLSGGILGDIAYALEINNQVLALDLAKQWKLMFPNSFYIELQRAGFPGEDNYNHMVLELASKLNLPVVATHPIQFLRPSEFQSHEVRVCIAEGSHLSDPKRVSRFREEQYFLNSEKMFNMFSDIPSAILNTVEIAKRCSLTLRLGIPNLPKFEIDAKYSLDDYLILMAEMGLKRRFDFLGNNKINKKIYHERLREECGTINQMGFAGYFLIVQDFINWGKNNGVPVGPGRGSGAGSLVAYALGITDINPMDYDLLFERFLNPERVSMPDFDIDFCQDNRDRVIDYVKSKYGHDAVSQIATFGTFGAKAVIRDVGRVLGIPYSLCDGLSKLIPFSVSEQWTLDKVLSSDAIFKNRYEKEEEVKTLIDIAKPLEGLARNVGMHAGGVLIAPGKLTDFCPLYCQPGQENSLVSQFDKDDVESSGLVKFDFLGLRNLTVLDWSASYVRQCNKGMDDFSVISLPLDDKETYDLLSSGNTVAVFQLESKGMRELLKRLKPSNFEDIIAVLALYRPGPLESGMVNDFVSRKHGVSSINYFHSDLENVLKSTYGVIVYQEQVMLISQIIGGYSLGSADLLRRAMGKKDPEEMAKHRIIFEKGAVNNGYRSDLAVKLFDLMEKFAGYGFNKSHSAAYALIAYQTAWLKTHHPAEFFSATLSSDMDDTDKIQVIFRDAKKNNIKILPPDINLSSFRFEPVVNFTDENKEIAIRYGLGAIKGAGKSAIDDVVRSRKNNGPFSDIFDFCYRMFKILNRRAIESLIKSGAFDFSNSNRAEVLASLNIALEIAEHRNTNVNQSSLFEDDYEQEIPRLRKSIDNIAEWDLLNKLTEEKTAMGYHFSGHLFEYWRDEIRQIIPTTLSKIRSSKQSQLVCGILVSIKTITTRRGKMVLALIDDDTNQVEIVTHQDFYEKNKNDLREDNLIAAKVIVSDDSYSNSFRIVVEQIYSIDDIRSYMAKAVKISIDSDINLESLQSLLKSICSKKEQDKCRVPVYVAYTNLDGKFSCTVKLGDNWRVIVNNEFLLKLRSFLGGKGSVEILY, from the coding sequence ATGTCTTATGATTTTAAATCTTTTGTGCATCTGCGTGTACATTCAGAATTCTCTATTGTAGATGGTATAGTTCGAATAGAAGAATTGATTAACTTAGTAAAAGATTCTGATCAGCCAGCTGTAGCCTTAACAGACTTATCTAATGTTTTTGGTATCATAAAGTTTTATAAAGCAGCTCGTGCTTCGGGTATAAAACCTATAATTGGTTGTGATGTTTGGTTAACTAATGATAAAAATAGGGATAGGCCTTTCCGTGTCTTATTGCTTGTTTGTAATCATGAGGGGTACCTCAACCTGTGTTCTTTACTTACAAAGTCTTTTTTATGCAATCAGTATAATGGTAGAGTTGAATTGCGTAAGGAGTGGTTATCAGGACAGAATGGCTTAATAGTTCTTTCAGGTGGTATTCTTGGTGATATTGCATATGCTCTAGAGATTAATAATCAAGTTTTAGCTTTAGATTTAGCAAAACAATGGAAACTAATGTTTCCTAATTCTTTTTACATAGAATTACAGAGGGCTGGTTTTCCTGGAGAAGACAATTATAACCATATGGTATTAGAATTGGCCTCAAAATTAAATTTGCCTGTTGTTGCTACTCATCCTATTCAATTTCTAAGGCCTAGCGAATTTCAGTCTCATGAAGTTAGGGTTTGTATCGCTGAAGGCTCTCATCTTTCAGACCCCAAAAGAGTAAGTCGTTTCAGAGAGGAGCAATATTTCCTTAATTCAGAGAAGATGTTTAATATGTTTTCTGATATACCTTCGGCGATACTTAATACAGTTGAAATAGCTAAACGTTGCAGTTTAACACTGCGCTTAGGGATTCCTAACTTACCAAAATTTGAAATAGATGCCAAATATTCCCTGGATGATTATTTGATACTAATGGCTGAAATGGGTTTAAAGAGAAGATTTGATTTTTTAGGAAACAATAAAATCAATAAGAAGATATATCATGAAAGATTGCGCGAAGAATGCGGCACTATAAATCAGATGGGATTTGCTGGCTACTTCCTAATAGTACAGGATTTTATTAATTGGGGTAAAAATAACGGGGTTCCAGTAGGTCCAGGTCGTGGATCAGGCGCAGGATCTTTAGTAGCTTATGCTTTGGGTATTACTGACATCAATCCTATGGATTATGATTTGCTTTTTGAGCGTTTTCTAAATCCTGAGCGAGTATCAATGCCTGATTTTGATATTGATTTTTGCCAAGACAATCGTGATCGTGTGATAGATTATGTAAAATCAAAATATGGCCACGATGCTGTTAGTCAAATAGCCACGTTTGGTACTTTTGGGGCTAAGGCAGTTATTAGAGATGTTGGAAGAGTTTTAGGAATTCCTTACTCGTTATGTGATGGCTTGTCAAAATTGATTCCTTTCAGTGTATCAGAGCAATGGACATTAGATAAAGTCTTATCGTCTGATGCTATATTTAAAAACAGATATGAAAAAGAAGAGGAAGTTAAGACATTGATAGATATTGCTAAGCCTTTAGAGGGATTAGCTCGCAACGTTGGTATGCATGCGGGAGGTGTTTTAATTGCTCCAGGCAAGTTAACTGATTTTTGTCCGTTATATTGTCAGCCAGGGCAAGAGAATAGTCTTGTTTCTCAGTTTGATAAAGATGATGTTGAATCTTCTGGTCTAGTTAAATTTGACTTTTTAGGGCTGAGAAATTTAACTGTTCTTGATTGGTCAGCAAGTTATGTTAGGCAGTGTAATAAAGGAATGGATGATTTCTCTGTTATTTCACTACCATTAGATGATAAGGAAACTTATGATCTATTATCTAGTGGTAATACGGTTGCTGTATTTCAGTTAGAATCAAAAGGAATGAGGGAGTTGCTAAAAAGATTAAAGCCTAGTAATTTTGAAGATATTATAGCCGTGCTCGCCTTATATCGGCCTGGTCCACTGGAGTCAGGAATGGTAAATGATTTCGTTAGTCGTAAGCATGGGGTCTCAAGCATAAATTATTTTCATAGTGATTTGGAGAATGTTCTTAAAAGCACTTATGGAGTTATCGTTTATCAAGAGCAAGTTATGCTTATTTCGCAGATAATAGGTGGTTATTCTCTCGGTAGTGCTGACTTGTTGCGTAGGGCAATGGGTAAAAAAGATCCAGAAGAAATGGCTAAGCATCGTATTATTTTTGAAAAAGGAGCTGTTAATAATGGTTACCGCTCAGATCTTGCCGTAAAATTATTTGACTTAATGGAGAAATTTGCAGGGTATGGATTTAACAAATCTCATTCAGCTGCCTATGCTTTGATCGCATATCAAACAGCTTGGCTGAAAACTCATCATCCAGCGGAATTCTTTTCTGCTACCCTTTCATCTGATATGGATGACACGGATAAAATACAAGTAATATTTCGCGATGCAAAAAAGAACAATATAAAAATTCTTCCGCCAGATATAAATTTATCTAGTTTTAGGTTTGAGCCAGTTGTTAATTTTACAGATGAAAATAAAGAAATTGCTATACGATATGGTTTAGGAGCGATAAAAGGAGCAGGTAAATCTGCTATTGATGATGTTGTAAGATCTAGAAAAAACAATGGGCCATTTAGTGACATATTTGATTTCTGTTACAGAATGTTTAAAATTCTAAATCGTCGTGCAATAGAATCTTTGATTAAGTCAGGAGCTTTTGATTTTTCTAATTCTAACAGGGCTGAAGTCTTGGCTTCATTAAATATAGCATTAGAAATAGCAGAGCATAGGAATACTAATGTTAATCAATCATCTTTATTCGAAGATGATTATGAACAAGAAATACCTAGATTGCGAAAGAGTATAGATAATATAGCTGAGTGGGATTTACTAAATAAGCTTACTGAAGAGAAAACTGCGATGGGATATCATTTCAGTGGGCATTTATTTGAATATTGGCGTGATGAAATAAGACAGATTATACCGACCACTTTATCAAAAATACGATCCAGCAAGCAATCACAGTTAGTATGTGGCATACTTGTGTCAATAAAAACCATAACAACTCGTCGCGGGAAAATGGTTTTAGCCTTGATTGATGATGATACAAATCAAGTTGAAATAGTTACACACCAAGACTTTTATGAAAAAAACAAGAATGATTTGCGCGAGGATAACTTAATAGCTGCTAAAGTCATTGTTAGTGACGATTCGTATTCTAATAGTTTTCGAATTGTTGTGGAGCAAATATATAGCATTGATGATATTAGGTCTTACATGGCTAAAGCCGTAAAAATATCTATAGATAGTGATATTAATTTGGAATCTTTGCAGAGCTTATTAAAGAGCATATGCTCAAAAAAAGAACAAGATAAATGTCGTGTACCAGTTTACGTGGCTTATACAAACCTAGATGGCAAATTTTCATGTACTGTAAAATTAGGTGATAATTGGAGAGTTATTGTTAATAATGAGTTTTTGTTAAAATTACGATCTTTTTTAGGTGGTAAAGGATCTGTTGAGATCTTATACTGA
- a CDS encoding DNA recombination protein RmuC encodes MTINCILLYLLFLLILFNCLVIIRIWVKLKHSSFEKVTDIIYELSNFERRLHDDIIESHRLYRNDILELVRIFQVDFKSLQDSMRDVLSSDARSNRLETTSSFMKFSDNFTEKLQGLIEINDRRTKEIRQTLEYRLQILQNSNSEKLDEIRYTVDEKLHSTLEKRLGESFKQVSERLEAVHQGLGEMQNLAVGVGDLKRVLNNVKTRGTWGEIQLSRLIEDIMTPDQYGRNVKIIPNKDSFVEFAIKLPGSSKDSSPIWLPIDSKFPKEEYERLIDANDSSNLDIAKAASNALAKAIELQARAIALKYIEPPYTTEFAIMFLPTEGLYAEVLRYPGLFDRLFNLHINVVGPSNLAALLNSLQIGFKTLAIEKRSSEVWNILRAVKTEFSKFGESLASVKKTLDTASNKIGQTEVRSRAMLNNLKSLEVLSDNDDTAELSEDLHIG; translated from the coding sequence ATGACAATTAATTGCATTTTATTATACCTGCTGTTTTTGCTTATATTATTTAACTGTCTTGTAATTATAAGGATTTGGGTTAAACTGAAGCATTCTAGCTTTGAGAAAGTTACAGATATTATTTATGAGCTTTCAAATTTTGAACGTCGCTTGCATGATGACATCATAGAATCTCATAGGTTATATCGTAACGATATATTGGAACTCGTAAGAATTTTTCAAGTTGATTTTAAGTCTCTTCAGGATTCGATGAGAGATGTTTTAAGTAGTGATGCCAGATCAAATCGTTTGGAAACAACATCATCTTTTATGAAATTTTCTGACAATTTTACAGAAAAGTTACAGGGATTGATAGAGATTAATGATAGACGGACTAAAGAAATTAGACAGACTCTAGAGTATAGGTTGCAAATTTTACAAAATAGCAACTCGGAAAAACTTGATGAGATAAGATATACAGTTGATGAAAAACTTCATTCAACATTGGAAAAGAGGCTTGGTGAATCTTTTAAGCAGGTTTCTGAAAGATTGGAGGCTGTCCATCAAGGATTAGGTGAGATGCAGAATTTGGCTGTAGGAGTTGGTGATTTAAAGAGGGTTTTAAATAATGTAAAAACTCGTGGTACATGGGGAGAGATACAGCTTTCACGATTAATTGAAGATATTATGACGCCTGATCAATACGGACGCAATGTTAAGATTATCCCAAATAAGGATTCCTTTGTTGAGTTTGCTATAAAGTTACCAGGTTCTAGCAAGGATTCATCTCCTATATGGCTTCCCATAGATTCGAAATTTCCAAAAGAAGAGTATGAAAGATTAATAGATGCAAATGATAGCTCTAATCTAGATATTGCTAAAGCAGCTTCTAATGCTTTAGCAAAAGCAATAGAGTTGCAGGCTCGTGCTATTGCATTAAAATATATAGAGCCTCCTTATACAACTGAATTTGCTATAATGTTCCTCCCAACAGAAGGTCTTTATGCAGAAGTTTTGCGGTACCCGGGTTTATTTGACAGGTTGTTCAATCTTCATATAAATGTGGTTGGTCCGAGCAACTTAGCAGCTCTTCTTAATAGTTTACAAATAGGATTCAAGACTCTTGCTATCGAAAAAAGGTCATCAGAGGTATGGAATATACTGAGAGCGGTTAAGACAGAATTTAGTAAGTTTGGTGAGTCTCTAGCTAGCGTTAAGAAAACTTTAGATACGGCTAGTAATAAAATAGGGCAAACAGAGGTAAGATCTCGTGCCATGCTTAACAATTTAAAGTCTTTAGAGGTTCTTTCTGATAATGATGATACAGCTGAATTATCTGAAGATTTACACATAGGTTAA
- the argA gene encoding amino-acid N-acetyltransferase: MELDRYNTCENSQTQFVRWFREVAPYVHAFRGKTFVIAFDGDLIQYGALNALVQDLSLLSALGIKLVLIHGSRPQVNDQLKLKGIYKIFDRGLMAPTDAAALECAKEAAGEIRLDIEASFSQGLPNTPMSHSKIKVISGNFVTARPVGVLNGVDFQNTGKVRKIDVEAINFAIEKGSSVVLLSPLGFSPTGDAFHLALEELATSTAVALRAEKLIFLSSSKGVYNDDGSIDTELARADADILTASNKLDEETCEFLKYASLAVKRGVARAHILSYSLDGSVLLEIFTHDGVGTMVVEDNLDDLRSATIDDVGAIISLIEPLETDGTLVPRPKRLIERDLEKFTVLEHDGIIYGCAALYMFPNEQMAELACLIVHPEWQSTGEGELLLRHIESRAKNLGARRIFALTTKTSHWFLKRGFVQCGIQDLPKEKQTSYNRSRNSLIFIKNIKHD; the protein is encoded by the coding sequence ATGGAATTAGACAGATATAACACATGCGAGAATTCGCAAACACAATTTGTAAGATGGTTTAGAGAAGTAGCGCCGTATGTGCATGCATTTAGGGGCAAAACCTTTGTTATCGCTTTTGATGGGGATCTAATTCAGTATGGAGCACTTAATGCACTTGTCCAAGATTTATCTCTATTATCAGCTTTAGGAATTAAACTAGTACTAATACATGGATCACGGCCTCAAGTAAACGATCAATTAAAACTAAAGGGCATATATAAAATATTCGACAGAGGACTTATGGCCCCAACAGATGCTGCTGCGTTAGAGTGCGCAAAAGAAGCAGCTGGAGAGATAAGATTAGACATTGAAGCATCTTTTAGTCAAGGATTGCCTAATACTCCTATGTCTCACTCAAAAATTAAAGTTATATCAGGAAATTTTGTTACAGCAAGACCTGTTGGCGTATTAAATGGAGTAGATTTTCAAAACACAGGCAAAGTAAGAAAAATTGATGTAGAAGCTATAAATTTTGCCATAGAGAAAGGCTCTTCTGTTGTCTTATTATCCCCACTAGGTTTTTCTCCTACAGGAGATGCATTTCATTTAGCTCTTGAGGAATTAGCAACAAGCACAGCTGTAGCACTAAGAGCAGAAAAACTTATATTTTTATCAAGCTCTAAAGGAGTATATAATGACGATGGATCAATAGACACAGAATTAGCAAGAGCAGATGCTGATATACTAACTGCATCTAATAAGCTAGATGAAGAAACATGTGAGTTTCTAAAATATGCATCATTAGCAGTAAAAAGAGGAGTAGCTCGAGCTCACATACTATCTTACTCATTAGATGGAAGCGTATTATTAGAAATATTTACGCATGATGGGGTAGGAACGATGGTTGTAGAAGATAATCTAGATGATCTAAGATCTGCTACAATCGACGATGTTGGGGCAATAATTAGTCTTATAGAGCCTCTGGAAACAGATGGAACATTAGTCCCTAGACCAAAAAGATTAATAGAACGCGATCTGGAAAAATTTACTGTTCTTGAACATGATGGGATAATATATGGTTGTGCCGCATTATATATGTTTCCTAATGAACAAATGGCGGAACTAGCATGTTTAATAGTTCACCCAGAGTGGCAAAGTACAGGAGAAGGAGAGCTCTTATTAAGACATATTGAATCTAGAGCAAAAAATCTTGGTGCAAGACGTATATTCGCTCTTACAACAAAAACGTCTCATTGGTTTTTAAAAAGAGGATTTGTTCAATGCGGAATACAAGACTTACCAAAAGAAAAACAAACTAGTTATAACAGGTCACGTAATAGTCTAATTTTTATAAAAAATATTAAACATGATTAA
- the rpiA gene encoding ribose-5-phosphate isomerase RpiA produces MNIDTRQINLKQEASRAAMNFITPYILENNNFLIGVGTGSTVDFFIDELSCFSCSIAGAVASSDRTKSKLSSCGIKVIELNSIDHLPFYVDGADEIDESFCMIKGGGGALTREKIVSSVADKFICIVDESKLVNRLGSFPLPIEVIPMAVNSISRRLTLLGGKVVLRDGFITDNGNVIIDVHNLYIQDQLSLEKEINNFPGVVTNGLFAINRADILILAADEGVQLIHRY; encoded by the coding sequence ATGAATATTGATACACGGCAAATTAATTTAAAACAAGAAGCATCTAGAGCTGCAATGAATTTTATAACTCCCTATATCTTAGAAAATAATAATTTTCTTATTGGAGTTGGAACTGGATCTACCGTTGATTTTTTTATAGATGAACTATCATGCTTTAGTTGCAGTATTGCTGGTGCTGTAGCTAGTTCTGATAGAACAAAATCTAAATTATCATCGTGTGGTATAAAAGTTATAGAGCTTAATAGTATTGATCATCTACCTTTTTATGTAGATGGGGCAGATGAAATAGACGAATCGTTTTGCATGATAAAAGGGGGAGGTGGAGCGTTAACTAGAGAGAAAATAGTTTCTTCTGTGGCAGATAAGTTTATTTGTATAGTAGATGAAAGCAAATTAGTTAATCGTTTAGGAAGCTTTCCTTTGCCTATAGAAGTTATTCCCATGGCGGTTAATTCTATTTCAAGGAGATTAACTTTACTAGGAGGCAAGGTAGTGCTTAGGGATGGATTTATAACTGATAATGGAAATGTCATAATTGACGTGCATAATTTGTATATACAAGACCAACTATCTTTAGAAAAAGAGATAAATAATTTTCCAGGAGTCGTCACAAATGGTTTGTTTGCAATAAATAGGGCTGATATATTAATACTTGCAGCAGATGAGGGAGTGCAACTAATACACAGATATTGA
- a CDS encoding oxidative damage protection protein, whose product MSRTVNCVKLKKELVGLDELTYPGNIGKNIFNNISKEAWQEWIKIQTRLINENRLNLADQKSREFLRNKMEEFLFEDKNIEIDGYVPVSNY is encoded by the coding sequence ATGAGCAGAACCGTAAATTGTGTTAAACTAAAAAAAGAACTAGTAGGCTTGGATGAGCTAACTTACCCAGGAAATATTGGGAAAAATATATTCAATAATATATCTAAGGAAGCATGGCAAGAATGGATAAAGATTCAAACACGTTTAATAAATGAGAATCGCCTAAACTTAGCTGATCAAAAGTCTCGAGAGTTTCTCAGAAACAAGATGGAAGAATTTTTATTTGAGGATAAAAACATAGAGATTGATGGATATGTCCCAGTATCTAATTACTGA
- the msbA gene encoding lipid A export permease/ATP-binding protein MsbA yields MTNFPLIKRLHNLTRNHWHKLLTTVILMSCAAITQALLSYIMKPLLDSGFSSSEKFFLWYVPVAFIGLIFFRGICNFLSDYLLAYVANQVLQDMRTKMFSKMLYLSDINYAYLDKGKLLNHFTLDANSVADMIIKVTAVIIRESLVIAALLVFLLYISWILTIIVLLMLPVMVLIIKIFTKKVRRISKSALDMNAYFTSLIVSSIDGQRVIKLFDGYIQEIDRFNTVVDKLRKFALRTAIADAALAPLVHMCIAITVSIIIIVALSQARYAMLTAGSFISFMVALAQIPDPVRRLTHVIGKLPKMIVAAESVFSLIDMEKETDNGKLFLCNKYKVRCRIEFNNVYFRYCDNLEYVIKGVSFVLEPGRKIALVGKSGSGKTTLINMLPRFIYPNSGSILIDNVDIKDYDLRSLRSSIAFVSQDIFLFNDTIAANVGYGFLSNINIDRVYNALYAVDLLGFINKLPDGIYTRIGDGAVRLSGGQRQRLAIARAIAKNSQVMILDEATSSLDNESERQVQKAMDKLLDNGCAALIVAHRLSTVSNADHILVINSGVIEESGSHEDLLSNSSGIYSSLYNMQFYDK; encoded by the coding sequence ATGACTAATTTCCCTTTGATTAAGAGACTTCATAATCTTACTAGAAATCATTGGCACAAATTGCTGACAACTGTTATTTTGATGTCTTGCGCTGCCATTACACAAGCACTTCTGTCTTACATAATGAAACCACTTTTGGACAGTGGTTTTTCATCATCAGAAAAATTTTTTCTATGGTATGTTCCTGTGGCTTTCATAGGTCTTATATTCTTTAGGGGAATTTGCAATTTCCTTAGTGATTATTTGCTAGCATATGTAGCAAATCAAGTATTACAGGATATGCGTACCAAAATGTTTTCCAAGATGCTATATCTATCCGATATAAATTATGCATATTTAGATAAGGGTAAGCTACTGAATCATTTTACTTTAGATGCAAATAGTGTTGCTGATATGATTATCAAAGTTACTGCAGTTATAATTAGAGAGTCGTTAGTAATCGCCGCTCTTTTGGTCTTTTTATTATATATTTCCTGGATTCTCACTATAATTGTATTGCTTATGTTGCCTGTAATGGTTCTAATTATAAAAATTTTTACTAAAAAGGTGCGCAGAATAAGTAAATCAGCCTTAGACATGAATGCATATTTTACTAGTTTAATTGTTAGCTCTATTGATGGTCAACGTGTTATTAAGTTATTTGATGGATATATTCAGGAAATAGATAGATTCAATACAGTGGTAGATAAATTAAGGAAGTTTGCTCTAAGGACTGCAATTGCAGATGCTGCTCTAGCTCCATTAGTTCATATGTGTATTGCTATAACAGTATCAATAATAATAATTGTTGCATTAAGTCAAGCGCGATATGCTATGTTGACTGCAGGTAGTTTTATTTCTTTCATGGTGGCCTTGGCTCAGATACCTGATCCAGTGCGTAGATTGACACATGTTATTGGCAAATTGCCTAAAATGATTGTTGCAGCAGAAAGTGTATTCTCTCTAATAGATATGGAAAAAGAAACAGATAATGGCAAACTGTTTCTATGCAATAAGTATAAGGTACGTTGTAGGATAGAATTCAATAATGTATATTTTAGATACTGTGATAACCTTGAATATGTTATAAAGGGTGTTTCTTTTGTATTAGAGCCAGGAAGAAAAATTGCATTGGTTGGAAAATCAGGCAGTGGCAAAACTACATTAATTAATATGTTGCCGCGCTTTATTTATCCAAATTCTGGTAGTATTCTGATAGATAATGTTGATATAAAAGACTATGATTTGCGCAGTCTTAGGTCTAGTATTGCTTTTGTATCACAAGATATTTTTTTATTTAATGATACCATTGCTGCAAATGTAGGCTATGGTTTTTTATCTAATATTAATATTGATCGGGTTTATAATGCTTTATATGCTGTTGATTTATTAGGCTTTATTAATAAATTGCCAGATGGTATTTATACTAGGATTGGTGATGGGGCAGTTAGATTATCGGGCGGGCAACGTCAAAGACTCGCAATAGCAAGGGCTATTGCAAAAAATTCTCAGGTTATGATATTGGATGAAGCAACTTCTTCGTTGGATAATGAATCTGAACGACAGGTTCAAAAAGCGATGGACAAACTACTTGACAATGGATGCGCAGCTTTAATAGTAGCTCATCGTTTGTCTACTGTAAGCAATGCAGATCATATTTTGGTAATAAACTCTGGAGTTATTGAGGAGTCAGGATCTCATGAAGATCTTTTAAGCAATAGCAGCGGTATTTATTCTTCATTATACAATATGCAATTTTATGATAAATAA
- a CDS encoding Rne/Rng family ribonuclease, which produces MNDDILINVTSFETRIAIIESGIIQELHIERNSQKGKVGNIYIGKVIRVLPGLQSAFIDIGLERSAFIHIMDLQENRRERLNSTNITPIEKLIFPGQTIITQIIKDQIGSKGARLTTQISLAGRILVYLPYEDHLGVSQKINSEEGRMNLKDRLKSIIDAVMGMGGYIIRTNAEDASDEEIQLDIKYLNKLWSSILSCSKNKSAPYILYEDLDISQRIIRDIATPLTKTIRIDSLEVTDKLVEWSKIYAPFIVNKIQYYSEDPPLFDLANIDQEIKKALSRKIELRSGGYIIIDQTEAMTTIDVNTGKFVGGKNLKETIFRTNLEAAQAISRQLRLRNLGGIIILDFIDMEDNNHQDVVLQELQKYLSKDKTKITINGFTKLGLVEITRKRTRDSLKNQMCETCLVCNSQGYIKTAKTICYEILREILQESRQFNPKEFRILASQKIIDLFLEEENPHLTKLSDIIQKTISLAVENSYSSEEYDIILI; this is translated from the coding sequence ATGAACGATGATATTCTTATTAACGTCACCTCTTTTGAGACCCGCATTGCCATAATAGAATCCGGAATAATTCAGGAATTACATATAGAACGTAATTCTCAAAAAGGGAAAGTTGGAAATATATATATTGGAAAGGTTATTAGAGTATTACCTGGACTACAAAGTGCTTTTATAGATATAGGTCTAGAACGATCTGCATTCATACACATAATGGACTTGCAAGAAAATCGCAGAGAACGATTAAATTCTACAAATATAACCCCAATAGAAAAATTAATTTTTCCAGGGCAGACAATAATAACACAAATTATAAAAGATCAAATTGGCTCAAAAGGAGCCCGTTTAACTACACAAATTAGCCTTGCTGGACGAATATTAGTATATCTGCCTTATGAAGACCATTTAGGAGTTTCACAAAAAATAAACTCAGAAGAAGGAAGGATGAATCTAAAAGATCGATTGAAATCGATAATAGATGCAGTAATGGGAATGGGAGGTTATATAATAAGAACTAATGCGGAAGATGCATCAGATGAGGAAATCCAATTAGATATAAAATATTTAAATAAATTATGGAGCAGCATTCTATCTTGTTCTAAAAACAAATCAGCGCCCTATATTCTGTATGAAGACTTAGATATATCCCAAAGAATCATAAGAGACATAGCAACACCATTAACCAAAACGATACGTATAGATTCTCTAGAAGTAACGGATAAACTAGTGGAATGGTCAAAGATATATGCCCCTTTTATAGTAAATAAAATTCAATACTACAGCGAGGATCCGCCATTGTTTGATCTTGCCAATATAGATCAAGAAATCAAAAAAGCCTTATCTAGAAAAATAGAGCTGAGATCAGGAGGATATATAATAATTGATCAAACAGAAGCAATGACAACTATAGATGTAAATACTGGCAAATTTGTAGGAGGAAAAAATCTTAAAGAAACAATTTTCCGTACTAACCTAGAAGCAGCACAAGCAATATCTAGACAATTACGCTTACGAAACTTAGGAGGAATTATAATTCTAGACTTTATTGACATGGAAGACAATAATCATCAGGACGTTGTACTACAAGAACTGCAAAAATACTTATCTAAAGATAAAACAAAAATTACTATCAATGGCTTTACTAAACTAGGTCTTGTAGAAATAACTAGAAAAAGAACTAGGGACTCATTAAAAAATCAAATGTGTGAAACTTGCCTGGTATGCAATTCTCAGGGATACATAAAAACAGCAAAAACTATATGTTACGAAATATTGAGAGAAATATTACAAGAATCCAGGCAATTCAATCCAAAAGAATTTCGTATTTTAGCCTCACAAAAAATAATAGATCTGTTCCTAGAGGAAGAAAATCCACACTTAACAAAATTAAGCGATATTATACAAAAAACTATATCATTAGCTGTTGAAAATAGTTATTCTTCAGAAGAATACGATATTATACTAATATAA